A single Epinephelus lanceolatus isolate andai-2023 chromosome 22, ASM4190304v1, whole genome shotgun sequence DNA region contains:
- the tspan5a gene encoding tetraspanin-5a isoform X2, whose amino-acid sequence MSGNHYKGHEVSCCIKYFIFGFNILFWLLGMALVGIGLWAWSEKGVLSNISSITDLGGLDPVWLFMVVGGVMFILGFAGCIGALRENTFLLKFFSVFLGIIFFLELTTGVLAFVFKDWIKDQLNLFINNNIRAYRDDIDLQNLIDFTQEYWECCGAFGADDWNLNIYFNCTDGNPSREKCGVPFSCCTKDPAEDVINTQCGYDIRAKPDSEQKDYINVKGCVPQFEKWLQDNLTLVAGIFIGVALLQIFGICLAQNLVSDIEAVRASCFFT is encoded by the exons ATGTCGGGGAATCATTACAAAGGCCACGAAGTCAGCTGCTGCATCAAATACTTCATTTTTGGATTCAACATCCTGTTCTGG CTGCTGGGCATGGCCTTAGTCGGCATTGGACTGTGGGCATGGAGTGAGAAG GGGGTTCTCTCCAACATTTCGTCCATCACAGACCTGGGGGGGCTGGATCCAGTGTGGCTCTTCATGGTGGTTGGGGGAGTCATGTTCATCCTGGGCTTTGCAGGATGCATTGGAGCATTGCGGGAAAACACGTTCCTACTCAAATTT TTCTCTGTGTTTCTGGGAATCATCTTTTTCTTGGAGTTGACGACAGGAGTCCTGGCATTTGTCTTTAAGGACTGGATTAAAGACCAGCTCAACTTGTTTATCAACAACAACATCCGGGCGTACCGGGATGACATCGATCTACAGAACCTCATCGACTTCACTCAGGAATAC TGGGAGTGCTGCGGTGCATTTGGAGCAGATGACTGGAACCTGAACATCTATTTTAACTGTACTGATGGGAATCCCAGTCGGGAAAAGTGTGGCGTTCCCTTCTCCTGCTGCACCAAGGACCCTGCG GAGGATGTAATAAACACTCAGTGTGGATACGACATTCGAGCTAAGCCA GACTCGGAGCAGAAGGACTACATCAACGTGAAAGGCTGCGTGCCACAGTTTGAGAAGTGGCTGCAGGACAACCTCACCTTGGTGGCCGGGATCTTTATTGGAGTGGCACTCCTGCAG ATTTTTGGGATTTGTTTGGCCCAAAACTTAGTGAGTGACATTGAAGCCGTGCGGGCGAGCTG TTTCTTTACCTAA
- the tspan5a gene encoding tetraspanin-5a isoform X1, producing the protein MSGNHYKGHEVSCCIKYFIFGFNILFWLLGMALVGIGLWAWSEKGVLSNISSITDLGGLDPVWLFMVVGGVMFILGFAGCIGALRENTFLLKFFSVFLGIIFFLELTTGVLAFVFKDWIKDQLNLFINNNIRAYRDDIDLQNLIDFTQEYWECCGAFGADDWNLNIYFNCTDGNPSREKCGVPFSCCTKDPAEDVINTQCGYDIRAKPDSEQKDYINVKGCVPQFEKWLQDNLTLVAGIFIGVALLQIFGICLAQNLVSDIEAVRASWVPPPLSMRRLPPHSSKKSSAYYS; encoded by the exons ATGTCGGGGAATCATTACAAAGGCCACGAAGTCAGCTGCTGCATCAAATACTTCATTTTTGGATTCAACATCCTGTTCTGG CTGCTGGGCATGGCCTTAGTCGGCATTGGACTGTGGGCATGGAGTGAGAAG GGGGTTCTCTCCAACATTTCGTCCATCACAGACCTGGGGGGGCTGGATCCAGTGTGGCTCTTCATGGTGGTTGGGGGAGTCATGTTCATCCTGGGCTTTGCAGGATGCATTGGAGCATTGCGGGAAAACACGTTCCTACTCAAATTT TTCTCTGTGTTTCTGGGAATCATCTTTTTCTTGGAGTTGACGACAGGAGTCCTGGCATTTGTCTTTAAGGACTGGATTAAAGACCAGCTCAACTTGTTTATCAACAACAACATCCGGGCGTACCGGGATGACATCGATCTACAGAACCTCATCGACTTCACTCAGGAATAC TGGGAGTGCTGCGGTGCATTTGGAGCAGATGACTGGAACCTGAACATCTATTTTAACTGTACTGATGGGAATCCCAGTCGGGAAAAGTGTGGCGTTCCCTTCTCCTGCTGCACCAAGGACCCTGCG GAGGATGTAATAAACACTCAGTGTGGATACGACATTCGAGCTAAGCCA GACTCGGAGCAGAAGGACTACATCAACGTGAAAGGCTGCGTGCCACAGTTTGAGAAGTGGCTGCAGGACAACCTCACCTTGGTGGCCGGGATCTTTATTGGAGTGGCACTCCTGCAG ATTTTTGGGATTTGTTTGGCCCAAAACTTAGTGAGTGACATTGAAGCCGTGCGGGCGAGCTG GGTGCCCCCCCCTCTCTCCATGCGTCGACTCCCACCACACTCCAGCAAGAAATCATCGGCTTACTACTcatga
- the LOC144459801 gene encoding uncharacterized protein LOC144459801, giving the protein MKAHLFGAASSPGCANFGLKHLAKEYANIYPQGSRFIMRDFYIDDGLTSVKSAEDAIQLAREACELCATGGLRLHKFVLNNREVLESIPSSERATNVKDMDLTFNDLPLERALGIQWDVESDHFRFNVSLKEQPATRCGILSTVASLFDPLGLVAPILLKAKIILQEMCRCGTGLDDPLTDELRLQWDQWRSDLAHLDNVTIPRTYSPAGFGKVLKAELHHFSDASTKGYGQCSYLRLQNEDGDVHCALVVGKSRVSPTKLTTIPRLELTAAVVSVKTSNLLKEEFGSTDTEEFFWTDSKVVLGYIKNEARRFHTFVANRVQKIQLGSAPQQWRYVPTHENPADHASRGLTTSELLSSTWLTGPKFLWHNEIKLPADETPELTVGDPEVRSPFTLTTRTTERVGLVDRLSKFSSWSLAIRAVARMLRRIRKEKSNSLTSVTEREDAEHCIIKDLQGNVYQEEFKLLSKGIPLPSHNPLYSLDAFLDKDGVLRVGGRLSNSSLPNFIKHPAIIPKDHLITRMLIAHYHERMKHQGKGLTINEIRANGYWIPGINRAVASYIHQCITCRRHRKPTEEQRMADLPPERVEPSPPFSFCGMDCFGPFLTKQGRKESKRYGLLFTCLSSCAIHIEMLDSMSTDALINGLRCFIAIRGAVLQIKSDQGSNFVGAKNELKEALKEVNADRLAAYLADKQCDFVMNAPCSSHVGGVWERQIRTVRSVLRSTLALSSGRLNDASLRAFLYEAMAIVNSRPLTVNNLNDPHSLEPLTPNHLLTMKSAKALPPPGEFVREDMYGKKKVATCPILGRTVLESMAKGVPFQHHSQAEVAHSQKESPSWRHCNDERR; this is encoded by the coding sequence ATGAAAGCGCATCTGTTCGGCGCAGCGTCCTCACCTGGATGTGCAAATTTCGGGCTGAAGCACCTAGCTAAGGAGTATGCCAACATCTACCCTCAAGGCTCACGATTTATCATGAGGGACTTTTACATAGATGACGGCCTCACGAGTGTGAAAAGCGCTGAAGATGCTATTCAGCTTGCCAGAGAGGCATGTGAACTTTGTGCCACGGGTGGTCTCAGACTACACAAGTTCGTGTTGAACAACCGAGAGGTCCTAGAGAGTATACCATCCTCTGAACGGGCGACCAATGTCAAGGATATGGACCTCACGTTCAATGACCTGCCACTCGAGAGAGCTCTTGGGATTCAATGGGACGTGGAGTCTGACCACTTCAGGTTTAACGTCAGTCTCAAAGAGCAGCCTGCTACGCGCTGTGGCATTCTGTCCACAGTAGCCTCTTTGTTTGATCCTCTTGGTCTTGTGGCGCCCATCTTGCTCAAAGCGAAGATCATCCTTCAGGAGATGTGTAGATGTGGCACGGGTTTGGATGATCCTCTCACTGACGAACTTCGTCTACAATGGGATCAGTGGAGAAGTGATCTGGCTCATCTAGATAATGTCACCATACCCCGCACTTACTCACCTGCTGGATTTGGAAAGGTCTTAAAGGCAGAGCTGCATCATTTCTCTGACGCCAGCACAAAGGGTTATGGCCAGTGTTCATACCTAAGACTACAAAATGAAGATGGAGATGTTCACTGTGCCCTAGTTGTTGGAAAGTCCCGCGTCTCACCAACAAAACTCACAACCATTCCAAGACTGGAATTGACAGCGGCAGTGGTTTCAGTGAAGACAAGCAACCTGCTCAAGGAGGAATTTGGATCTACTGACACTGAGGAGTTCTTCTGGACTGACTCAAAGGTGGTCTTGGGATATATAAAAAATGAAGCACGGCGATTCCACACTTTTGTGGCTAACCGTGTTCAGAAGATTCAGCTGGGGTCAGCTCCTCAACAATGGAGATATGTACCAACCCATGAGAATCCTGCTGATCATGCTTCTCGGGGCTTAACTACCAGTGAGCTTCTGTCATCTACCTGGCTCACTGGACCCAAGTTCTTGTGGCACAACGAAATTAAGCTGCCAGCAGATGAGACTCCAGAGTTGACAGTCGGAGATCCTGAGGTCAGAAGTCCTTTCACGCTCACCACAAGAACCACAGAACGAGTAGGCCTGGTTGATCGCTTGTCCAAATTCTCATCTTGGTCACTGGCTATTCGAGCTGTTGCACGCATGCTAAGGCGCATCCGCAAGGAAAAGTCCAACAGTCTCACCTCTGTAACAGAACGAGAAGATGCAGAACATTGCATAATCAAGGATCTGCAGGGAAATGTGTATCAAGAAGAATTTAAACTGCTAAGCAAAGGGATTCCCCTACCATCTCACAATCCACTATACTCTCTTGATGCATTCCTTGACAAAGATGGTGTCCTCAGGGTGGGAGGAAGGTTGAGCAACTCCTCTCTTCCTAACTTCATCAAGCACCCTGCAATCATCCCCAAAGATCATCTCATCACAAGGATGTTGATTGCCCACTATCACGAAAGGATGAAACATCAAGGTAAAGGTCTCACCATTAATGAGATCAGGGCCAATGGCTACTGGATTCCAGGAATTAATCGGGCAGTAGCATCTTACATTCATCAATGCATCACCTGTAGACGGCACCGGAAACCGACTGAAGAACAGAGGATGGCTGATCTTCCTCCTGAACGTGTGGAACCATCACCCCCCTTTTCCTTCTGCGGTATGGACTGCTTCGGCCCGTTTCTTACGAAGCAAGGAAGAAAGGAGAGCAAGAGGTACGGCCTTCTCTTTACTTGCCTCAGTTCCTGTGCCATCCATATTGAGATGCTTGATAGCATGTCAACGGACGCCCTCATCAATGGCCTGAGATGTTTCATTGCCATACGTGGCGCTGTTCTTCAGATTAAGTCTGACCAAGGAAGCAACTTTGTCGGAGCCAAAAACGAACTCAAAGAGGCTCTCAAAGAAGTTAATGCAGACCGGCTGGCTGCCTATCTTGCTGACAAACAATGTGACTTTGTCATGAACGCACCCTGTTCAAGTCACGTTGGAGGGGTGTGGGAGAGACAAATTAGGACTGTGAGAAGCGTCCTAAGGTCCACGCTTGCCCTTTCCTCTGGTAGGCTAAATGATGCCTCACTCCGGGCTTTTCTCTATGAAGCTATGGCGATCGTTAACAGTCGCCCACTGACTGTTAACAACCTCAACGATCCCCACAGCCTCGAGCCGCTCACCCCAAATCATCTCCTGACTATGAAATCTGCCAAGGCCTTACCTCCCCCGGGAGAATTTGTCAGGGAGGACATGTATGGCAAAAAAAAGGTGGCGACATGTCCAATACTTGGCAGAACAGTTTTGGAGTCGATGGCGAAAGGAGTACCTTTCCAACATCACTCTCAGGCAGAGGTGGCACACTCCCAGAAGGAATCTCCAAGTTGGAGACATTGTAATGATGAAAGGAGATGA
- the LOC144459802 gene encoding uncharacterized protein LOC144459802, translating to MTESANEKELEKQTAGSQHEVQEPQSELPTAADASERLCLRKTVEADQKGVTDQQGTLEEAGDDLPVGLRRSERARYPTDKMRALQEEEAKKREKRLLSMYEKWKPQIRKAREQLKTYMSETELWLLIDELKTSKEAIMNMYFEIRDLTTPSTDLRKRVDTCESVTKEIINIAYDRAIEDEGEFDEKQGRRRLHELLRHGCARSIYGSAVSMISHSKSDHRSVTSSLAAKRVDAAAELAVKESNYEMLLEEERQRESIRELEEQQRKALEARKHELDRLQAEREVQVAQARLKAYSEEMECDGAYYTNNERNKETSNVPVTAVPSPHVTVPSHIDISSLTQVFQDSIALNRLPAPEPFVFSGDPIRFIEWKAAFTSLVDQRAITAAEKLYYLKKYVGGPAWQALDGTFYQNDNEAYQDAWNKLNRRFGQPFTIQRTFRERLSKWPRIQPKDTEGLRNFSDFLNACQDAMPHVKGLDILNDCEENQKLVHKLPDWAASRWNCQVTQSLNEKQEFPTFKDFASFLSTEA from the coding sequence ATGACAGAGTCAGCTAACGAGAAAGAGTTGGAGAAACAGACAGCTGGTTCCCAGCATGAAGTTCAAGAGCCACAGAGTGAGCTCCCCACAGCAGCAGATGCTTCTGAGAGACTATGTCTGAGGAAGACGGTTGAAGCTGATCAAAAAGGCGTCACTGATCAACAAGGTACATTAGAGGAAGCAGGTGATGACCTACCTGTGGGCCTCCGTCGCTCTGAGCGTGCACGGTATCCTACGGACAAGATGCGTGCGCTCCAAGAGGAAGAGGCCaagaaaagggagaaaaggCTGCTATCCATGTATGAGAAATGGAAGCCCCAAATACGCAAGGCAAGAGAGCAGCTGAAGACATATATGTCAGAGACAGAGCTCTGGCTTCTCATTGACGAACTTAAGACAAGTAAAGAAGCTATAATGAACATGTACTTCGAAATTAGAGATCTCACCACACCTTCCACTGACTTGAGAAAACGAGTTGATACGTGTGAATCGGTGACCAAAGAAATCATCAACATCGCCTATGACAGAGCAATAGAAGACGAAGGTGAGTTTGACGAGAAACAGGGAAGACGCCGTCTTCATGAACTTCTCCGCCATGGCTGTGCAAGGTCCATCTATGGATCCGCTGTTTCCATGATAAGTCACAGTAAGTCTGATCACCGTTCCGTGACATCATCACTAGCCGCCAAGCGTGTGGATGCAGCAGCTGAACTAGCAGTGAAGGAATCAAACTATGAGATGCTACTAgaggaagaaagacaaagagaatcAATACGAGAGTTAGAGGAACAACAACGGAAAGCTCTAGAGGCACGAAAGCATGAGTTGGACCGATtgcaggcagagagagaagtgCAGGTAGCTCAGGCCAGGCTTAAGGCCTATAGTGAAGAGATGGAGTGTGATGGTGCTTACTACACCAACAATGAAAGGAACAAGGAAACAAGTAACGTACCTGTAACTGCTGTCCCTTCACCCCATGTTACAGTGCCCTCTCACATAGACATTTCCTCACTCACTCAGGTCTTTCAAGACAGCATAGCCTTAAATAGGCTCCCTGCTCCTGAGCCATTTGTCTTCAGTGGTGATCCAATACGATTCATTGAATGGAAAGCAGCGTTTACCTCGCTCGTTGACCAAAGGGCAATCACTGCAGCTGAAAAACTCTACTATCTCAAGAAATATGTTGGTGGCCCAGCATGGCAAGCTCTTGATGGCACCTTCTACCAAAATGACAATGAAGCCTACCAAGATGCTTGGAACAAGTTGAATCGTCGCTTTGGCCAGCCTTTCACCATTCAGAGAACATTCAGAGAAAGGCTTTCCAAATGGCCAAGGATCCAACCTAAGGATACTGAGGGACTCAGAAACTTCTCAGATTTTCTGAACGCCTGTCAAGATGCCATGCCTCATGTCAAGGGCCTTGACATATTAAATGACTGTGAGGAGAACCAGAAGCTTGTTCATAAACTACCAGACTGGGCGGCCTCACGCTGGAACTGTCAAGTCACACAAAGCCTGAACGAGAAACAAGAATTCCCCACCTTCAAGGACTTTGCTAGCTTCTTGTCAACTGAAGCTTAG